In Boudabousia tangfeifanii, the DNA window CTAACCGGGCTGACCGCCGAGAATCAACATCAATGATGCCGATTCCGCAGCGGGTCAAGCCCGGGTCAATGCCAAGAATGCGCAAATCAGTCTTCTTCTAGCTCAGCTAAAACCTCATCAGAGACTGAAAGGTTGGTGAAGACGTTCTGTACATCGTCAGAGTCTTCCAAGGCATCAATCAGTTTGCCTACCTTGCGCATGCCTTCTGCGTCTAGTTCCACCTTGGTGGATGGTAGCCACTGAACTTCAGCGGAGTCGTAATCGATTTCAGCTGCCTGGAGTGCCTTACGTACCTCAACCACGTCAGTCGCAGCCGAGATAATTTCGAAGCTATCGCCTTCTTCGTTTACTTCTTCAGCACCAGCATCGAGGACGACCTCGAGTAGAGATTCTTCATCGAGATCGCCGGACTTAGCAAGCTGAACAACGCCGTATCGGCTGAATAGGTACGCCACCGATCCTGGGTCAGCTAGCGAACCGCCGTTACGCGAGAAAGCAACGCGTACATCGGAAGCTGCACGGTTACGGTTATCGGTCAAACATTCCACCAAGAAAGCCACGCCATTCGGACCGTAGCCTTCATACATGATGGTCTGCCAGTCAGCACCGCCTGCTTCGGCACCAGAGCCACGCTTGACTGCGCGATCGATGTTGTCGGCAGGAACCGAGTTCTTCTTTGCCTTCTGGATGGCATCGTAAAGAGTTGGGTTACCAGCTGGATCGCCACCGCCTGTACGAGCAGCAACTTCAATGTTCTTGATCAGACGAGCAAATAGCTTGCCTCGCTTCGCGTCAATCGCGGCTTTTTTGTGTTTAGTGGTCGCCCACTTAGAGTGTCCCGACATAGGTTATCTCCCCTCGAAAGTTTTAACATGGAGTATTTTAACGAATTTTCAGTCAAAAGGAATTTGAGCGCGCGCAAAGGAAAATTTTATGCTTAACGAGTAGTTATTTTTGCAATATGTTGCAGGATTTGTTGCCAGCTAGTTGGAAACACTTCACGCCCTCGACCAGCAAACTCACGTAGGTCCATTTCACTTAGCCAATTAATCTCCACCAACTCGCTAGGAGTAGTTAAATGGAAATTAGGGTCATTCACTAGTTTTTCGTAGTCCACATAAAAATGCTTTTCAGCCACGTAATATGGATTTATCCGAAAGTCACGATAAGCCAAACGCCACCAAATTGGCATTACCTGATGACCTAGT includes these proteins:
- a CDS encoding YebC/PmpR family DNA-binding transcriptional regulator; protein product: MSGHSKWATTKHKKAAIDAKRGKLFARLIKNIEVAARTGGGDPAGNPTLYDAIQKAKKNSVPADNIDRAVKRGSGAEAGGADWQTIMYEGYGPNGVAFLVECLTDNRNRAASDVRVAFSRNGGSLADPGSVAYLFSRYGVVQLAKSGDLDEESLLEVVLDAGAEEVNEEGDSFEIISAATDVVEVRKALQAAEIDYDSAEVQWLPSTKVELDAEGMRKVGKLIDALEDSDDVQNVFTNLSVSDEVLAELEED
- a CDS encoding NUDIX domain-containing protein; its protein translation is MRLWVKDQNNRWLFLSGADSLDRGRPSWLYTLGGRLEPGEDHLAALSRELREEVGWCVPLGHQVMPIWWRLAYRDFRINPYYVAEKHFYVDYEKLVNDPNFHLTTPSELVEINWLSEMDLREFAGRGREVFPTSWQQILQHIAKITTR